The following proteins are encoded in a genomic region of Canis lupus familiaris isolate Mischka breed German Shepherd chromosome 6, alternate assembly UU_Cfam_GSD_1.0, whole genome shotgun sequence:
- the STX4 gene encoding syntaxin-4 — MRDRTHELRQGDDSSDDEDKERVALVVHPGTARLGSPDEEFFQKVRTIRQTIVKLENKVRELEKQQVTILATPLPEESMKQDLQNLREEIKQLGREIRAQLKAIEPQNEEADENYNSVNTRMRKTQHGVLSQQFVELINKCNLMQSEYREKNVERIRRQLKITNAGMVSDEELEQMLDSGQSEVFVSNILKDTQVTRQALNEISARHSEIQQLERSIRELHEIFTFLATEVEMQGEMINRIEKNILSSADYVERGQEHVKIALENQKKARKKKVLIAICVSVTVVILAVIIGIATLV; from the exons ATGCGCGACCGGACCCACGAACTGAGACAG GGGGATGACAGTTCGGACGATGAGGACAAGGAGCGGGTCGCGCTGGTGGTACACCCGGGCACGGCACGGCTGGGGAGCCCGGACGAGGAGTTCTTCCAAAAG GTCCGGACAATTCGACAGACTATTGTCAAGCTGGAGAATAAAGTCCGGGAGTTGGAGAAGCAGCAGGTCACCATCCTGGCCACGCCCCTTCCCGAGGAGA GTATGAAGCAGGACCTGCAGAACCTGCGTGAGGAGATCAAACAGCTGGGGAGGGAGATCCGAGCACAGCTGAAGG CCATAGAGCCCCAGAATGAAGAAGCTGATGAGAATTATAACTCAGTCAACACGAGGATGAGAAAAACCCAG CATGGGGTCCTGTCCCAGCAATTCGTGGAGCTCATCAACAAGTGCAACTTGATGCAGTCCGAGTACCGGGAGAAGAATGTGGAGCGGATTCGGAGGCAGCTGAAGATCA CAAATGCTGGAATGGTGTCTGATGAGGAGCTGGAGCAGATGCTGGACAGTGGGCAAAGCGAGGTGTTTGTATCCAAT ATCCTGAAGGACACGCAGGTGACTCGACAGGCCCTAAATGAGATCTCAGCCCGGCACAGTGAGATACAGCAGCTTGAACGCAGCATCCGTGAACTTCATGAGATTTTCACTTTCCTGGCTACAGAAGTGGAGATGCAG GGGGAGATGATCAACCGGATTGAGAAGAACATCCTGAGCTCAGCAGACTATGTGGAACGCGGGCAGGAACATGTCAAGATTGCCCTGGAGAACCAGAAGAAGGCTCGGAAG AAGAAAGTCTTGATCGCCATTTGTGTGTCTGTCACTGTCGTCATTCTGGCAGTCATCATTGGTATCGCCACATTGGTTTGA